A portion of the Paucilactobacillus hokkaidonensis JCM 18461 genome contains these proteins:
- a CDS encoding PolC-type DNA polymerase III produces MSLDQQELFKKLLEQINFQDAQNAAFKDAAIEQVIVHQQSKVWEFHFHFGQVLPFELFQTFSNALKIGFTSIAEIHIVISTDMDSLDQRLIADYWAFVATNSGVNSPLVKELCSRGVPNVTDDRVMFVAENEIVRDFLVNQALGPIESLYQRLGFPKFSIHTLVDESASEAQIQALKAAQEERNVKLAAKAAAQIKEATKQQKVAKVDGPARLGKKINPDDDVRRLADITEEERSVIVEGYIFNKEVRTLRSKRQLLILEITDYSSSITLKKFSRNPEDEAQFEAIEEGSWVKARGPVQEDTFMRDLTINAYDINTVSHPKRQDTAEGQKRVELHLHTTMSQMDATNSITEFAKQAKEWGHTAIAITDHAGVQGFPDAFHAAEKNGLKMIYGVEANVVDDGVPIGYNSVHVPLKDSIYVVFDVETTGLSAIYDKVIELSAVKMKNGGVLEEFEEFIDPGFHLSETTTNLTSITDDMVRGSKTEEEVFKLFRDFCGDTIVAGHNVTFDVGFMNTGYARYGMDPIANPIIDTLTLARFLYPEMKSYRLNTLAKKFGVALEHHHRAIYDAESTGHLLHLFLKEAEDTYDIEYHEQLNDHMSDHGAYRHARPFHVTILAKTQAGLKNLFKLISLSNVDYFYRVPRIPRSQLIKYREGLILGTACSSGEVFTSIMQKGRDEALEKAKFYDFIEVQPKAIYAPLIESELIKDDANLEEILVNMVEIGKELGKPVVATGDVHYLNKEDSIYRKILIHSQGGANPLNRQQLPDAHFRTTNEMLDAFAFMGEATAHEIVVENSNKIADEIEDVHPLKDKLYTPKMEGAEDEIKERTIKTAEAWYGNPLPEIVQHRVDRELKSIVGNGFSVIYLIAQRLVAKSNKDGYLVGSRGSVGSSIVATLTGITEVNPLPPHYRCPNCQYSHFYTQGEYSSGYDLPDKECPECGTMMIKDGHDIPFETFLGFTGNKVPDIDLNFSGDYQPIAHNYTKVLFGEKNVYRAGTIGTVADKTAYGYVKAYERDTEQQFRNAEIDRLAKGATGVKRTTGQHPAGIIVVPDYMDIYDFTPVQYPAEDQSAAWQTTHFDFHSIHDNILKIDILGHDDPTMIRMLQDLTGIDPQSIPTDDPGVMSLFSSPDVLGVTEDQIFSRTGTLGVPEFGTRFVRGMLEETHPSNYSELLQISGLSHGTDVWLGNAEELIKNGTATIANVIGCRDNIMTDLIHYGMESEIAFQIMEHVRKGRGIPDEWQAKMKEADVPDWYIDSCLKIKYMFPRAHAAAYILMALRIAYFKVYFPLVYYCAYFSVRADDFDVVAMSHGKEALKAAMQEINSKGNDASAKEKGLLTVLELGNEMLERGYEFQMVDLDRSDATNWIIDGNRLIAPFRALPGLGLNVAKQIVAAREEKEFLSKEDLSNRGKVSKTLIDFMTVNHVLDGLPDENQLSLF; encoded by the coding sequence TTGAGCTTAGATCAACAGGAACTTTTTAAAAAATTGTTGGAACAAATCAATTTTCAGGATGCACAAAATGCAGCATTCAAAGATGCGGCCATTGAACAAGTGATTGTCCATCAACAATCTAAAGTCTGGGAATTTCATTTTCATTTTGGCCAAGTATTACCCTTTGAGTTATTTCAAACATTTAGTAATGCACTCAAAATTGGATTCACTTCCATTGCCGAGATCCATATCGTTATTAGTACCGATATGGATAGCTTGGATCAGCGCTTAATTGCTGATTATTGGGCATTTGTGGCTACCAATAGTGGGGTTAATTCTCCATTAGTTAAGGAATTGTGTTCGCGGGGTGTACCCAATGTAACTGATGATCGGGTCATGTTTGTGGCTGAAAATGAAATTGTTCGAGATTTTCTCGTTAATCAGGCACTTGGTCCGATTGAGTCTTTATATCAGCGACTAGGATTTCCTAAATTTTCCATTCATACACTGGTGGATGAAAGTGCTTCTGAAGCTCAAATTCAAGCTTTAAAAGCTGCACAGGAAGAAAGAAATGTTAAATTAGCCGCTAAAGCAGCCGCTCAAATTAAAGAGGCGACCAAACAACAAAAGGTTGCAAAAGTTGACGGGCCAGCCAGATTAGGGAAGAAAATCAATCCGGATGATGATGTGCGGCGTTTGGCTGATATTACTGAAGAAGAACGCTCTGTGATTGTCGAAGGATATATTTTTAATAAAGAGGTTCGGACGTTACGTTCTAAACGACAACTATTGATTTTAGAGATTACAGACTATTCTTCTTCGATTACACTAAAAAAGTTTTCTCGCAATCCAGAAGATGAAGCTCAGTTTGAGGCTATTGAAGAAGGTAGTTGGGTTAAGGCTCGTGGCCCTGTACAGGAAGATACATTTATGCGAGACTTAACGATTAACGCATACGATATCAATACGGTTAGTCACCCCAAACGCCAAGATACAGCTGAGGGTCAAAAACGGGTTGAGTTGCATTTACATACGACAATGAGTCAGATGGATGCTACTAATTCAATTACTGAGTTTGCTAAGCAAGCAAAAGAATGGGGCCATACAGCAATCGCAATCACGGATCATGCGGGTGTCCAAGGATTTCCAGATGCGTTCCATGCTGCGGAGAAAAATGGTCTTAAGATGATTTATGGTGTGGAAGCGAACGTGGTTGATGATGGAGTGCCAATTGGCTATAATTCGGTTCATGTGCCATTAAAGGATAGCATCTACGTTGTTTTTGACGTTGAAACCACTGGCTTATCTGCGATCTACGATAAAGTAATTGAATTATCAGCAGTCAAAATGAAAAACGGTGGCGTATTAGAAGAGTTTGAAGAATTTATTGACCCAGGCTTTCATTTATCTGAAACAACGACTAATTTAACGAGTATCACTGATGATATGGTGCGTGGTTCCAAAACGGAAGAAGAAGTTTTTAAACTTTTCCGTGATTTTTGTGGGGACACAATCGTTGCCGGACACAACGTTACGTTTGATGTTGGTTTTATGAATACTGGCTATGCGCGTTATGGAATGGATCCGATTGCTAATCCGATTATTGATACCTTGACGTTGGCCCGCTTTTTATATCCTGAAATGAAAAGTTATCGATTGAATACGCTGGCTAAAAAGTTCGGCGTGGCTCTGGAACATCATCATCGTGCTATTTATGATGCAGAGTCAACGGGTCATTTACTACATCTGTTTTTGAAAGAAGCAGAAGATACGTATGACATTGAATATCATGAACAGTTAAACGATCATATGAGTGATCACGGTGCTTATCGGCATGCACGACCGTTCCACGTGACCATTTTGGCGAAAACCCAGGCGGGCTTGAAAAACTTATTTAAATTGATTTCGTTGTCGAACGTCGATTATTTTTATCGAGTACCACGGATACCACGAAGTCAATTAATTAAATATCGAGAGGGCTTAATCTTAGGCACAGCCTGTTCATCAGGTGAGGTATTTACGTCTATTATGCAAAAGGGGCGTGATGAGGCACTTGAAAAGGCCAAGTTTTATGACTTTATTGAGGTCCAACCCAAAGCAATTTATGCTCCGTTAATTGAAAGTGAATTAATCAAAGATGATGCTAACCTGGAAGAAATTCTGGTGAATATGGTTGAAATTGGTAAAGAATTGGGCAAACCAGTTGTAGCAACTGGGGATGTTCATTACTTAAATAAAGAAGATAGTATTTATCGTAAAATCTTAATTCATTCACAAGGTGGGGCGAACCCACTTAACCGGCAACAACTACCAGATGCACATTTCCGGACAACTAATGAAATGCTAGATGCATTTGCGTTTATGGGTGAAGCAACTGCTCATGAAATTGTAGTCGAAAATTCAAACAAGATTGCAGATGAAATTGAAGACGTTCATCCGTTGAAGGATAAACTGTACACTCCTAAAATGGAGGGTGCCGAAGATGAAATTAAAGAACGGACCATTAAAACGGCCGAAGCTTGGTATGGTAATCCGTTGCCAGAAATAGTCCAACATCGGGTGGATCGCGAATTAAAGAGTATTGTGGGTAATGGGTTTTCGGTGATTTATTTAATTGCCCAACGCTTGGTGGCCAAGTCAAATAAGGATGGTTATTTGGTTGGTTCACGGGGATCCGTTGGCTCAAGTATCGTGGCAACGTTAACAGGAATTACGGAAGTTAATCCGTTACCACCACACTATCGCTGTCCTAATTGTCAATATAGTCACTTCTATACACAAGGTGAGTACAGTTCTGGTTATGATTTACCGGACAAAGAATGTCCTGAATGTGGCACGATGATGATTAAAGACGGACATGATATCCCGTTTGAAACGTTTTTGGGGTTCACTGGAAACAAGGTTCCTGATATTGATTTAAACTTTTCTGGTGACTACCAACCAATTGCACATAATTACACGAAAGTTTTGTTTGGTGAAAAGAATGTTTACCGTGCTGGTACGATTGGTACGGTGGCAGATAAAACCGCCTATGGTTACGTGAAGGCATACGAACGAGATACTGAACAGCAGTTTAGAAATGCCGAAATTGACCGGTTAGCAAAGGGTGCTACAGGAGTTAAACGAACTACAGGTCAACATCCAGCTGGAATTATTGTTGTGCCAGATTATATGGATATTTATGACTTTACACCGGTTCAGTACCCGGCGGAAGATCAAAGTGCCGCTTGGCAAACCACCCATTTTGATTTTCATTCGATTCATGACAATATTTTAAAAATTGATATTTTGGGGCATGATGATCCAACCATGATTCGGATGTTACAAGATTTGACGGGAATCGATCCACAGAGTATTCCAACAGATGATCCCGGAGTTATGAGTTTATTTTCTAGTCCGGATGTTTTGGGTGTTACTGAGGATCAGATTTTTTCAAGGACTGGTACGTTAGGTGTGCCTGAATTTGGGACTCGTTTTGTTCGAGGAATGTTAGAAGAAACCCATCCTAGTAACTATTCTGAACTACTGCAGATTTCTGGTTTATCGCATGGAACTGATGTGTGGTTAGGAAATGCAGAAGAATTGATTAAAAATGGTACCGCAACAATTGCCAACGTGATTGGTTGTCGTGATAACATCATGACCGATTTGATTCATTATGGAATGGAATCTGAAATTGCATTTCAAATCATGGAACACGTTCGTAAGGGCCGTGGAATTCCGGATGAATGGCAAGCTAAAATGAAAGAGGCTGATGTGCCTGATTGGTACATTGATTCTTGTCTGAAAATTAAATATATGTTCCCACGGGCTCATGCGGCGGCATATATTTTGATGGCCTTACGGATTGCTTATTTCAAAGTCTATTTTCCATTGGTTTATTACTGTGCCTATTTCTCGGTTCGGGCTGATGATTTTGACGTGGTGGCGATGTCTCATGGTAAAGAGGCCCTTAAAGCTGCAATGCAAGAGATTAACAGTAAAGGTAACGATGCTTCTGCCAAAGAAAAAGGGCTGCTGACTGTTCTTGAGTTAGGTAACGAAATGTTAGAGCGTGGTTACGAATTTCAAATGGTAGATCTAGATCGATCTGATGCTACTAATTGGATCATTGATGGCAATCGCCTGATTGCTCCATTCCGGGCATTGCCAGGCTTAGGATTGAACGTTGCTAAGCAAATTGTGGCGGCACGTGAGGAAAAAGAATTTTTGTCCAAGGAGGATTTATCCAATCGTGGTAAGGTTTCTAAGACATTAATTGATTTTATGACAGTTAACCATGTTTTAGATGGTTTGCCAGATGAAAATCAACTATCTTTGTTTTAA
- a CDS encoding ISLre2-like element ISLho1 family transposase — protein sequence MFILADFIDSLNNLDSLFDLEEQVIRCLREMFQEIVSKYLIQLDETLVSQIPSDHAFINRQPRTINFMFGAVSFERRCYRKTDGTNYFPLDTHLKLVSRKRFSPYFKSVVSKIGQMTTMRNTADMINLASQTDISAWAVDKIVREMADIVAVEEETLDKKIVHRKKVDNLVIEGDAFEARERVKQRVSVHHYRVYESTNAGPVNKREFVETNHLKARKQVCDYLEVHYKLSEMVVFLASDAGPGYDPISMRELVPGAKKVEYVIDRYHFIRKFEQTIGLQNPLSRKATAAIRGHNLNQLEAILDTFESQITTGKDSEKLIKLRHYLSRNWKYIKRPKDRGYKYMGKLGSVESSHIAFTYRLKKQGKSWSKEGLQAMLVLILARVNRHLNQDLSSGLRRLRELKIEVSLEPIKSIRFTDLNRKTRSHHIGVKIGNITVDSSTSSPIGAMAKAYSR from the coding sequence ATGTTTATTTTAGCAGATTTTATTGATTCATTGAATAATTTAGATAGTTTATTTGATTTGGAGGAACAAGTTATTCGTTGTTTGCGGGAAATGTTTCAAGAAATTGTATCTAAATACTTAATTCAATTAGACGAAACGTTAGTTTCTCAGATTCCAAGTGACCATGCCTTTATTAACCGACAACCACGAACAATTAATTTTATGTTTGGTGCTGTTTCATTTGAACGTAGATGTTATAGGAAGACAGATGGAACCAATTATTTTCCACTGGATACACATTTAAAACTTGTGTCGCGAAAAAGGTTTTCACCATATTTTAAAAGTGTGGTTAGTAAGATTGGTCAAATGACTACCATGAGAAACACAGCGGATATGATTAACCTTGCCAGTCAGACTGATATTAGTGCATGGGCAGTCGACAAAATCGTTAGAGAGATGGCCGACATCGTTGCTGTCGAGGAAGAAACACTTGATAAAAAAATTGTTCATCGTAAAAAAGTGGATAATTTAGTAATTGAAGGAGATGCTTTTGAAGCCCGAGAACGTGTTAAGCAACGGGTTTCTGTGCATCATTATAGGGTATACGAATCCACTAATGCTGGTCCAGTAAATAAGCGTGAATTTGTTGAAACCAATCATTTAAAAGCACGAAAACAAGTTTGTGATTATCTGGAAGTACATTATAAATTAAGCGAAATGGTAGTGTTTTTAGCAAGTGATGCCGGTCCTGGATATGATCCCATCAGTATGCGCGAATTAGTTCCTGGGGCAAAAAAAGTTGAGTATGTAATTGATCGGTATCACTTTATTCGAAAATTCGAGCAGACCATCGGTCTACAAAACCCGTTAAGTAGAAAGGCTACAGCCGCTATTAGAGGACATAATTTGAACCAATTGGAGGCTATTTTAGATACTTTTGAATCGCAAATTACAACTGGAAAAGATTCCGAAAAGTTGATCAAATTAAGACATTATCTAAGCCGTAATTGGAAATATATCAAACGTCCCAAAGATCGCGGCTATAAATATATGGGCAAATTAGGCTCAGTTGAGAGCTCACACATAGCTTTCACTTACCGCTTAAAAAAGCAGGGTAAGAGTTGGTCTAAAGAAGGATTACAAGCTATGCTAGTTCTCATACTAGCAAGAGTTAACAGACATCTTAATCAAGATCTATCATCAGGATTAAGAAGGCTAAGAGAACTTAAAATTGAAGTATCTCTCGAGCCAATTAAATCAATTAGGTTCACAGATTTAAACCGAAAAACACGTTCACATCACATAGGCGTTAAAATTGGTAATATTACTGTTGATTCATCAACGAGTAGCCCCATAGGGGCAATGGCAAAAGCATACTCCCGTTAA